CACCTGATTCCATTATTAAAACGGTGTCTGGAATTTGTTATCTATGTCTGCATCGCCACATTAGTAACGCAACAGATCCAATTAATCGCCCAACTCTCCACTTTTGGTCTACGAATTATTAAGATTATTGGCATAGTCTTCTTAAGTCAAGTATTATTTGAAGTCATCCACTTACTCGTAGAAGAAATAGTATTTAAAGAGCAGAATTTGACGGATATCCAAAGAAGTAGACGCTTAACTCTAATTCCTTTGTTTAAGAGTTTATTGCAATACTCAGTATATTTCACCGTAGGGATTTTTATCCTCTATACCCTTGATATTAATCCTACTCCCATATTAGCAGGTGCGGGGATTGTCGGTATTGCTATCGGTTTAGGAGCCCAGACCCTAATTAACGATATCGTCAGTGGGTTTTTTATTCTGTTTGAAAACTACTATTTAGTGGGGGATTATGTTGAGTTGAGGAAAGCCGAAGAAACAACAGTAGAAGGGATTGTTGAAGCCATCGAACTCAGAACAACCCGCATCCGACATCCCAATGGTCAATTACAAATTATTCGCAATGGTGATATGAGTTCCATTACTAACTATTCTAAACAATATGTTTTTGCAGTAGTAGAAGTTAGTGTCCCTTATGATTCTAATTTAGTTTATATCTATCAAGTTATTGAGGACATAGGACAGGAGTTAAAAGCTAATTCTACAGATATTCTGGAGCCTACACAAATTGATGGGGTAGAAAGTCTGAGCGAGTCCAACTTATTGCTACGGACATTAACTAAAGTCAAACCTGGAAAACATCTTCAGATTCAGCGAATTTTACGAAAGATATTTATGGATACCTTGTTACAGGAAAAAATTCTACTTCCGGCTAATAATGAAACTAGCGAAGATTAATCTGGCATTCTCTGAAAAAATCAGATTTAACCGAATGAGTCAAACCTTAAATTTTACCGACGTTAATCACAAGCACGGAGTCAGTTCATGAAACTAAAACAACATAAATTAATTCAAAAAATCATGATTGTTTACACAAAAAATTTGCAAAGTATATTAATCCTTACAGGAATAGCAATTTCTACCTCTTTCATCTATCCCTGTAATGTTCAAGCTCAATCTTTGACTGAGAAAGGAAATATATTAATCGCCCAAAATCTAGGAGGAATAGTCCGAGAAATTCCACTAGAAGAAGTTGCAATTCCCGCCATGTCTGCTGCAAAAACCGCAACTAATGCTGAATTTGAAAAAGCTCGAATAGAACTGAAATCAGATGGTTCATTAATCTACATCCTCCGAGGAAAAAACCAACAAGGTTTTCAAGTAGAAGTACAAGCAACTCCCACAGGTACTCTTGTTCAAGTTGATGAACAAATTGATGTCAGTGCAGTCCCTGAAATTGCCGTCAAAGCCTTCCAAAAATGGGCACCCAATGAACAACTCATCAGCACTTGGCGAAGTACCCGTCTGGGGGAATTTTACTATCAATTTGTCATTCAAGATTTTTGGTTAGAAATCGCAGCCGATGGTAATCAAATCATCATTTATCGAAAAAAAATCAATCTTTAGATTTTAGGGTAAAGGCGAGGCGCACCTCGCCGCTAGGATGAATTGGATTTGAAAATAGGTGTCCGATTAATTTAGACCCACTCTCTTTACAATTTTTAATTGCTATTAAACCTGATTTATATGACAAAAATCATGACACAATTCCCGCTCAATTTCTGGCATAAACTGTTAACGGCTACATTAACAATCACCACAATTTATTTTCCCAATAACCCAGCTTGGGCGCAATTACTGAGAGGTGCGGGTGATTCTTTTGCTGAACCGCTTTATCAGCGTTATAGCCAAGAATACCAACAGCAAACCGGAGAAATGTTTAAATATACAACCATTGGGAGTGGGGGAGGAATTCGCTTATTTATTAACAAATCTATTGACTTTGGCGGGAGTAGTTTAATTCCCACTCCCATTGAACAAAACCAAATGGAAGATGGGTTACTAATGATACCCACAGGAGGAGGAGCTTTAGCTATTGTTTATAACCTGCAACAAATCACCAGAGAAGTTAAATTATCCCGTGAGCAACTAGCAAAAATATTTACTGGAAAAATTACGAATTGGCAACAGATTAATCCCAGTTTTCCTAATCAAAAAATCCAAGTTGTTGTTTGTTCAGATCATTGTGCTACTAACTTTATTCTCACTAAATATTTAAACAGAATTACTGAAGGGAAAATTCCAGCTAGTCGAAATCCTGATTGGGGATTTAAGGTGTTTTCTAGCTTTCCCGAAGATAGTGGAATCGCTGGAGAAGTCCGTAGAATTGAGGGAGCTATTGGCTATGTGCAAAGTAACGTTGCTGTTGCTAATAATCTGTCAATTGCTCGTATTGAAAATCAGACAGGTCGTTATGTTCAACCCACTTTAGCAGAAACTCAAAAAGCTCTAGCAAATGTCAAGTTTAATGATAACTTTACCACAGAAGATATCAAAGATCCAGACGAAGGTTATCCGTTGGTAAGTTTAACTTGGCTCCTAATTTATAAACAGTATCTTAATCCCGATACGTTGCAAGCCACTCAAAATCTATTGACCTGGATTTTAACAGAGGGTCAAACTTTTAATGAGCCATTAGGGTACACCAAAATTCCAGAAAATGTTACCCAAAAAGCACAGGAAGCTATCAAGAATGAATTGAAAATTAAACCTTATTAAAATTAGTTAACTTGGCAATTTTTAAGTCATATCAATCTCATAACTGGTTATAGTTGCGAGGATTAATCTAGGGAAAAAAATTATGAAAAACTTGAATTTATCATTTCCTATAACCTCAGTGTTCCTGAGTTATCATTTATTGATTTTATCTCCCGTCTTAGCCCAAGAAAATTCTAACTTAACGTTGGCGGGAGAAGCATCTGTCAGTCATTTTCATGAATTCTCCTCCCTCACTTCTAATTCGGAAGTTGAAGAAATTTCGATTCAGGAAATCGAAACCTTATCTCGTAATCCGCCTCCCGAACTCGACGATGAAGCCCTCACCAATGTTAATCAGTTGTCTGATGTTACTCCGGGGGATTGGGCTTATGAATCTCTCAAAAATTTAGTGGAAAAATATCGCTGTATTAGTGGTTTTCCTGGGGGGAATTTTTATGGGGAACGGGGGATGACTCGTTATGAATTTGCTGCAAGTTTAAATACTTGTCTGCTGAGTATTCGGCGTTCAATTGAAAGATTAAACTCTCAATTTATTGAAAAAGAAGATTTGTTACTAATCGAAAAAATGAAAGCTGAATTTGCTACAGATCTTCCTAATCTTACTGCAAAACTGGATAACATAGAGGAGCGATTAACGTTTCTTAGAGAACATCGATTTAGTCCGAATACCGTTTTACGGGGTCGAGTTGATTTTAATTTAATTAGTGCTTTTGGTGATCAGAAAGCGGTTTCTCCTGGGAGTGATTCTAGGGAGAATTTGGATGATAATCCGACTCTATCAGGAGGAGTTGTACTGAAAATTGATACCAGTTTTACGGGGAAAGATCGATTGCGAACTCAATTAGTCGCGGGAAATATTAATGGTTTTGGCTATGGTGTGACGGGTACTGACATGACTCTTTTGATCGGTGCTATTAATACGAGTAATAATGTTAAGTTAGGGACATTATTTTATGAATTTCCGATTGGGAAGCGTGGGATTATAGCGGTTGCTCCCGTTGCGGATTTTCCGACTCGGATTTTTCCGGCTTTTAATCCTGTTAATTCCATCTCCAATTTTGGTGCAGAAAGTCCGATTTATTCTTTTGCTTTTGGTAGTGGTGGAGTCATTTACTATAATTTCACTGACAAATTAGCGGGAGGAATTAGTTATTTAACAACTTCTGCTAATGATGCGAAAGAAGGGCTATTTAAGGGTCAATATACTGTGTTGAGTCAACTTAGTTATAGCCCATCTGAACGATTAGGGTTAGCTTTTACTTATGGTCATTATTATGCCCCAGATCCGCTTTTAAGTATTAATGTAACCGGGAGTAAGGGGAGTATCTTCGCTCAATTCCCGTTTGGTGCGAGTACACCCACTTCCTCTGATGCTTTTGGTTTACAATTTACTTACAAATTGAACCCTCAAGTCATTTTTGGAGGTTGGGTGAGCTATTTTAATGCTCATGCGGAAGGCTCTCCCAGTGTCAGTGATGTAGAGGGTTCTCAGGGTTCTCAAGCGGATATTTGGAGTTGGGCTCTGACTGCGTTTGTAGGTGATTTAGGGAAAGCAGGATCGCAATTGAGTTTTGTTTTTGGTATGCCACCTAAAGTGATGAATAATGATATTGTTGAACGGGAAGATCCTGATACTTCTTTGCATTTTGAGTTATCTTATCGCTACCCAATGACTGACAATATTTTTATCACTCCGGGTTTTTTAGTCATTACTAATCCTGAACATAATGCTGCTAACCCTCCAATTTGGATTGGATTAATCCGCACTTCTTTTCTGTTTTAATTTATTGATCAAATAAGATTTATGGAGATAACTATTGGTTTGCTGCATCAGTCTATGTCTTAGACGTACCGGAATTAAGAAACAACTCGGTAGACTGCAAAACCTCACCAAGAACTAACTCAGTATCCCGATCTACAAAAGCATTGAGAACAGAATTGGAACAGCTGACTCCAGATTTACTCGCACCCATATATAATAGCCCCATCATGGCGGTCAAAATTGTGGGCAGGATACCCTGAAGCCTGTTACTACTAATCCCTGTTTTTTGAGAAATACCTTGCACAATTTGCTGATACAACTGCGGTGAAATTAGTAGGTTGATAGTCGCCGCCGTTGTTTCTGAATCTGTCATTTGAGCAATTAAATTCTCTAACGCTTGAACACCCATCATTCTCTGCTGGTGTTGCAAGATAGGACGCAAAAATCTACCCAACACTGTCAGAATTTCTTGCATCTGAGCCGACTCAATTCCTCGTTTAGTCGCCACTTGATTAACTGTATTTAATATCGTTTCAAATTGAGCCATGCTGCCTTGTTGATCAGGATTATCAATGGCATTAATTATATTCAGAAAGAGTTCCATTTTTCCCATTTATATAGGGTTTTTATTCCAGAATGATACACCCTAACAAACAAGAAATAGAATCATAAAAAATCCCTCAATCAACAAATTCAGAACCCAGACTCCAGTTCAACATTCCAGCCACTTGAATGGGTAAAGTCATTGCATTAAATGGTTTAGCAATCACACCCGCGATTCCCAAAGCTGGCAACTGATTAAACAAAAAGTTTTTGGCTTTTCCCGTAATAAAGATAACTGGAATAGACGGAGGAAATGGGTCGTTTTTAAGGGTTTGAATAAAAGTGATCCCATCAGTTTCTAAGTTTGGTGTATCTAAAAGTACAGCATCCACACGCTCAATGCACAGCTTTTCTAAGCCAGCTTGGATAGAAGCAACGGATATAACCCGCCAACCCCCAACACTGCTTAAGC
The Planktothrix sp. FACHB-1365 DNA segment above includes these coding regions:
- a CDS encoding mechanosensitive ion channel family protein; amino-acid sequence: MSNLLIILAEVSLVIIIFLVLIGIVRNSSQLLIKFSIFKSEDPRIKTLRRNITRLLVLIGLLLCILIVGVNGFLLYQGKNIQQYTLNLISRIPPEFWITLGIGIGQSIGAVVVAVIALKLLKYWLKIASTRAKNIERSTADDESIDAFFTALYQRIRGGIWLGVIICCTQFLKLPVIVSEYLYIGLRIYLIIAVGLLILKAVAAIVDTLDILTLKYSNSDNLLRFYARLQHLIPLLKRCLEFVIYVCIATLVTQQIQLIAQLSTFGLRIIKIIGIVFLSQVLFEVIHLLVEEIVFKEQNLTDIQRSRRLTLIPLFKSLLQYSVYFTVGIFILYTLDINPTPILAGAGIVGIAIGLGAQTLINDIVSGFFILFENYYLVGDYVELRKAEETTVEGIVEAIELRTTRIRHPNGQLQIIRNGDMSSITNYSKQYVFAVVEVSVPYDSNLVYIYQVIEDIGQELKANSTDILEPTQIDGVESLSESNLLLRTLTKVKPGKHLQIQRILRKIFMDTLLQEKILLPANNETSED
- the pstS gene encoding phosphate ABC transporter substrate-binding protein PstS — its product is MTQFPLNFWHKLLTATLTITTIYFPNNPAWAQLLRGAGDSFAEPLYQRYSQEYQQQTGEMFKYTTIGSGGGIRLFINKSIDFGGSSLIPTPIEQNQMEDGLLMIPTGGGALAIVYNLQQITREVKLSREQLAKIFTGKITNWQQINPSFPNQKIQVVVCSDHCATNFILTKYLNRITEGKIPASRNPDWGFKVFSSFPEDSGIAGEVRRIEGAIGYVQSNVAVANNLSIARIENQTGRYVQPTLAETQKALANVKFNDNFTTEDIKDPDEGYPLVSLTWLLIYKQYLNPDTLQATQNLLTWILTEGQTFNEPLGYTKIPENVTQKAQEAIKNELKIKPY
- a CDS encoding iron uptake porin, which encodes MKNLNLSFPITSVFLSYHLLILSPVLAQENSNLTLAGEASVSHFHEFSSLTSNSEVEEISIQEIETLSRNPPPELDDEALTNVNQLSDVTPGDWAYESLKNLVEKYRCISGFPGGNFYGERGMTRYEFAASLNTCLLSIRRSIERLNSQFIEKEDLLLIEKMKAEFATDLPNLTAKLDNIEERLTFLREHRFSPNTVLRGRVDFNLISAFGDQKAVSPGSDSRENLDDNPTLSGGVVLKIDTSFTGKDRLRTQLVAGNINGFGYGVTGTDMTLLIGAINTSNNVKLGTLFYEFPIGKRGIIAVAPVADFPTRIFPAFNPVNSISNFGAESPIYSFAFGSGGVIYYNFTDKLAGGISYLTTSANDAKEGLFKGQYTVLSQLSYSPSERLGLAFTYGHYYAPDPLLSINVTGSKGSIFAQFPFGASTPTSSDAFGLQFTYKLNPQVIFGGWVSYFNAHAEGSPSVSDVEGSQGSQADIWSWALTAFVGDLGKAGSQLSFVFGMPPKVMNNDIVEREDPDTSLHFELSYRYPMTDNIFITPGFLVITNPEHNAANPPIWIGLIRTSFLF
- a CDS encoding DUF937 domain-containing protein codes for the protein MELFLNIINAIDNPDQQGSMAQFETILNTVNQVATKRGIESAQMQEILTVLGRFLRPILQHQQRMMGVQALENLIAQMTDSETTAATINLLISPQLYQQIVQGISQKTGISSNRLQGILPTILTAMMGLLYMGASKSGVSCSNSVLNAFVDRDTELVLGEVLQSTELFLNSGTSKT
- a CDS encoding response regulator — encoded protein: MSNKQILLIDHEVSVREVLQICLSSVGGWRVISVASIQAGLEKLCIERVDAVLLDTPNLETDGITFIQTLKNDPFPPSIPVIFITGKAKNFLFNQLPALGIAGVIAKPFNAMTLPIQVAGMLNWSLGSEFVD